DNA sequence from the Manihot esculenta cultivar AM560-2 chromosome 11, M.esculenta_v8, whole genome shotgun sequence genome:
AATAGTTCTTTTTGATAAAGTATAAGGACTTGATAGTAATTTAGCCAGGCCGTTAGTCGATAAGGATTTAGCCCACTGTAGACTTGCGCACAGAACTGTTTGTGGTGACTGAGCGAGAAATCCCACGCCAGGCACCTATGAGGATGTCATTTTCGAAGTCCTATCTCTTCGTTTACAATTCCCTTCAGGCCTTTGGATGGTAACTTTCTATCACTCTTTCCTCTCCATTTCCCTCTGAAAATTTatgtgtttttctttcatgacagGACAATTGCTTGTTTTAGAGTTTTCAGCAGTTTTGTTTCCACCCATTCTCTCAATGGAGCTTATGCTTCTGCTGGAGAGCTTATCTGTcagtcttttctttaattttgcttttttgttttttggcgTTTCAGTTAGGCATTTAATTTGACCCTCAGGTTCGAAATTCATATATTTAACTGCTTTTTGTGTCTGTGCTTTTGAAGTTTTCTTGCAAATTGTTGCATTCTTGGAAGTTATACATGGAGCTCTGGGTAGGTTTCTGTAAGGTGTTGTAagttcagttttggctcttaaTTGGAGAAGATGATTTCAACTAAGCTAacttttttactttattattttatttttttatcaattcagGTATTGTTCCAAGTGGAGTGTTGTTCCCATTTATGCAGTGGGCAGGAAGAACGCATTTTCTGTTCTTTGTTCATAACCTTGTTGAGGTTTATATCTTCTTCATTTCtgaaaattatcattttatttaagcAATTCAACAGCATTTGTGTTTAATCCATTGACAATTTCTTCCGTGGCtaatgaatttgaattaaatattccCCCCAAAAATAGGAGGCAGTAGGTTAAACATAGATTTGAACTGGAATCTATATTCATATGGAGCGTTCTTGGTTTTATATTGATGCAATGATTCCTAACTTTTTTTAGGTCCAGGAGTTGCCTTCAATTTTTATAACCTTTTTAGCTTGGTGCCTATCTGAGGTAAGTTGGTTAACCATCATATTTCTTCAATTAtgggaacttatctgtaaatatcatggattttttttttgcagATGGCTTGACAATTTTACGTGCAACACCATAGgtttttttatgagtttataTACCAATTAGCAAGTTTTTTATGCAATGAATTTTGAAACTGCTTGATTACACCAAATTGCATTTAAAATTGAATGAACTTTAGGTCTAAATATTACCAttcattccatgaaagcattgAAAAATGGAAAAGGAAGTGCCTAAACGAGTTACATGTGCTCATAATGTTGTTTTAAGTTATTTTAACAGTTGCTTGCTGCTGCCTATGAGTAAAAGAATCTGTTGAGTGAATCATGGTGTCTAGTATAAACTCAGTTTTGATAAGGGAGAATGTATGCTAGGAGACCCAGGAAATGGAGAGTCATAAGCATGCTTGAGTCTTGACTTTGTTTCTGACGCAATTCAAGTGCAATTGATCTAATGCGGGTTTACTAGCATTTGAGTTGCCTGCAATTTGAGGTCAGAGGGCTTCAAAAAATGGTTCAATATTTGTATTGTGATTTTCCATCTTTGTGCTATTCAACATGCCAGTCTCATTATCatcttcataaaatttttaatctaCTCAAAACAATTGCACTTGGAACACATGTTTTCCATTTGCAGCTTATTCCGCTTCTTTTTTTAACTATTTCTGCCCCATTTCTAAGTTTGTTGTTGTTCTCCACTTACACAAAGTACTTCCTTTTcgtcttttttttttgtggttGTTGGTCCAATGCACCATTCAGTTATTACCATTCTTGTGTCTGACTTTCTTGCCTGTATTTATTTTCCATGTCATTTGTTTGGTTGCTCATACATTTAGGATGAGGCTGGCAATGATATATGGTTGTAACCATGAATACAGGTAATTAGGTATCCACATTATGCTTTGAACAGCATTGGAAATTGTCCATCTTGGATCACTTACCTAAGGTTCGAcataaacatgtttttatatgcagttttaatttttatttttttcgccAAAATCTGCCATTCACATGGCCAAAACAAGAACACATGTAACTGAACAAATATGTATGGACACATTTACACTGGACATTTGATTTAAGTTCCTGTGATATACTCTTTTAACTTTTGCCTTTCCCCAGGTACACCACATTTATTGTTATATATCCTATTGGGCTTGCTCCTGGTGAAAGTGAGTGCATAGTTTGTCTTACTTTTTTCATGTTTATCTGAATGAAGTTGGTAAAATATGTAATTAGGTTTTACAGACCACTTCCTCCtacttattctttttatttgctcttctttcttttttaatttttacattcTTCTATCTTCATGCAGTGTGGCTCATGTACCAAGGACTTCCATTTGCAAAGAAGAATAATCTCTATGCTGGTTTCTTTGCTGCTCTCCCATTCAGCTATTATGACTTTGTTAGGGTATGTCTAACTTCTTCTAAGATTTGCTTGGTTGCTTATCATTTCTAGTAGGtaacaataccatccttgaacttcaatatttacaaaaaaaaaaaaaccacccTGAGGCCTGAAGTCTGAACATCAATTCAAATAATTATCTGAGATGACAATTTCCTCGGTAACCTGCTGCTGTGGCAGGCATTTTAGAAAATGACAAGAGAATGACCTTGTTTCCCCTCATTTACTCGAACCCCCACTACCcctcccctctctctctcttctctgtCCTTATCACCCTTTATTTCTCTCAACTTCTCCATCCATcatactctctctctcccccatCCCACACACTCTTGGTACCTCTCTCACACACACCACCTCTCCTCCCCCCCACCCCATGTAGGCACTTTTTTTTTGTGTCCCTAAAGATCATGCATTCTGCTCTTCCCTATCGCATGTGTCTCTACTACAGTCCTCTCCTACTATAGCTGACCAGCAGCAAGGAACATATCACATGCCATAAATAATCCAAATCAATtccaaaaaattagaaaatacaaACTATAAACAAGACTTACCAATTTTCCAACACTTGCTAAAATAGGTAGTTAATTTGACTATTTGGTTTGGGTATGGAATTATTTATCTGGCATCAGTTTGAAATACACACATTTGAAGTGCCAATTCTACTAAGGGTTACAATTCATTGGCTTAATTGGTCATCATTCAGCCACAGTTCAGAAAATAGTGGATAATgtatctttttctttctttttctttttttgcccTTTTCTGGTCATTTAGAGAATTGAACTCTTGAGGCTATCCACATCCATATATTGGTCTTAACATTTAAGCGAAACATTATTGGCAGGGATGGGGTAGGGATTTATGTAATGGAGTCTCAGttaggaaaagctccttgagtTGCCTAATTGAATTATTTTCCTGCATATAAATAGTGTATTCTCAAATTTTTGTACAAGGATTATGGATGGATTACATAAACTTGCATCTTACTTGCCTAATTGGACTTGCAAGCCCAAGTTTGAATGGTGGCAGAGCTGGTGCATGTGGACTATTGGACGTCATGGCTTCCCTTGCACGGAGGGCTGTTAGCAACTCCCTCCCCATCCAACCCTAAGAAAGAGGGAGAAAAAAATCCTTACATCATTTTTTGTTCTTTTGTTTGTTAATATTTGACATATAGATGCTTATATAAGATATGtgcataattaatattttaggaACAAGACTTATATGTTGTTTAGTGACACTTATATTTTAGTAATTAAGTTCAAAAGTATAAAAGATATTTCTATTACATATATACAATTaagtaatatttattatttatcttatgaattttcataataaataattggtgactaataattattagtaaaatTGAAGTAACACTCCCTTTTAATAATTCTAATTATGAAAGTGAAAATTCTCATCAAAATTTATAGATAAGGAGACTTGAATTCAAATGCATATGTATATTTCTTGCTGCCTCAAGTAGTTTTTGCTAGGTCTGTCACTGGCATTGTTGCATATATGTTAAAAAGTTTCTTAATATTTCAAGGGAGTCTTCCCATTCCCCCCACCCCCGCACATGCACATGCACATGCACAtgcacatttttttttaaaaaaaaattgttgtttaaggtttaaaagaataaaagttaAAATGTAAAATCAAGAGAAGGACAGGACATCAACCAAAATGAAGGTACGATTGCTGGTGTAAATGTGCtgattatatattttgatattttctttccttaaagaTACAAAAAAAGGTTTCTGACCCTTCCATTTGATATTTTCACACATTTTCCAGTGCTCAACCTtatctttttctttcagtttccaTGTTAATGTTCACTCAACAGATAAttcgtgtgtgtgtgtgtgtatgggGTTGAGTTCTCATATTGCTATGTGATAGCAAGTTTTCCCATGGAAGCATTATCTGTAAACTCGTTGATCTTGTCATTTGAAACTATTTGTATCaggttgggcttgtattctacCCCTTCCTCTGGTTCAATCTTTACCTGCATTTGCTAAAGCAACGGCGATCTAAATTGGGTAAACACCATGAGAAGAAGAAGTGAATATTCGAGTTATTCAGAGTACATGCATGAATGGGGCAAAAACTAACAAATCTCAAGTATAGAACCTCTGGTATTATTTGTGTGCATGAGAGATGATTTGAGCAAACATTATGTGGTGTGTAAAGTAATCAATTGATCTTATTTCATCTTCAAATAAATATCTTCTTCCTCTTAGTCATCTTAGCAGTTATTATATATGGAATACTCCCGTTTAAATTTGTGTTCCCATCTATAAGTTC
Encoded proteins:
- the LOC110626940 gene encoding very-long-chain (3R)-3-hydroxyacyl-CoA dehydratase 2, coding for MRMSFSKSYLFVYNSLQAFGWTIACFRVFSSFVSTHSLNGAYASAGELIFFLQIVAFLEVIHGALGIVPSGVLFPFMQWAGRTHFLFFVHNLVEVQELPSIFITFLAWCLSEVIRYPHYALNSIGNCPSWITYLRYTTFIVIYPIGLAPGEMWLMYQGLPFAKKNNLYAGFFAALPFSYYDFVRVGLVFYPFLWFNLYLHLLKQRRSKLGKHHEKKK